The nucleotide window ATCTAGAACAAAGCCTCTATTCTGATTGTATTTCATTGGAAATATTTGTTTTGATGTAGTTAAATTAAGTGCATAAGATAAAAGACCTTTGTTTATTTAAGACCACAGTTTCCACACGTTGAATGTTTTAGGACCCTCACTTTAAAGGTTTGAGAAGCAAACGCACCTTTTTTAAACACCTGCCCCTAATTACAACTGCAGCTAAATAGTCCTTTTgcatctctctatgtttctttctttctatagCTCCCAAGTCTCCCGGTGAGCGCACTCGTTACGACACTTCTCTTGGGCTGCTTACTAAGAAATTTGTTGGCTTACTAAGTGAATCGCCTGATGGGGTTCTAGATCTGAACTGGGCCACGGAGGTTCTGGAGGTTCAGAAGAGACGTATCTATGACATCACAAACGTTCTGGAGGGAGTGCAGCTCATACGCAAGAAATCTAAGAACAACATTCAATGGATGTAAGTGTGTTAGGTTCAATGTTTAGTTAGCAATACATACTTTGTTTGTCAAAGACAAAATACTCATATATGACATGAACCATAAAgtaaaagttcactcaaaaatgataataggtttttttttttttccgtggaacacaaagctgtttttttttatggagaTATGATTTGTTTATATTCATACAGTGCAATTTATGGGTCAAACACTTTCTAGCTCAAAAAACAGAATactgtaaaggcagcataaaggtaatccatatgacttgagtggtttaagccatgtcttctgaagggatttttttggtgagaacagaccaccgtgtaacttctttttcactacaaatcttgacatctgcagtcttctTGGCGCAATCGTGATTTGAAGctagattacacttcctagcacttgaCACGTGCAGTGCGTGTGAAAATCACTCCGAGGAGACATCAGATTAAATCATCAAATAATTTCAgaagagttgtatggattacctttatgctgcctttatgtcctttttggaggttAAAAGtgatggaccccattgacttgtataGGCATTATATGGATACATTCACATCATATATCCATCAAaattatctttgtttgtgttctttagaaaaaagaaagtcatacaagtttgagacggcataaaggtgagtaaataatgagagaagtaTCATacttaggtgaactattcctttaagatggttTAGTGACTTCTTTACGGGACCCTTTTTCCTTTTTGATAACATTTTTTATAGGTCTTAATTTAGATTTTTCTCTTAATGAATGCTGAGTGGTGCTTCTGTTTTAcctaataaaacattaaatgtttattttccatATTGAGGCCTTTGTTGATGCTTTAAGTTTTCTTTGTTCTGCCTGGTTTGTTGCTTGTCTATGCATGTTTCAAACAGTCTGTCCTTTGTTTGCTCTGTGCTTTAGGGTAAGTGGTGTGTTTGAGGGGTCAGCCAGTGGTGCAGAGATGGCCAGCACTCTGAGGAAAGAACTTTCTGAGCTAGACAGGCAAGAGAAAGCTCTGGACAACCTCATTCTGTCCAGCTCGTCACGACTACGAGAACTCACAGAGAACAATGACAACCAACGATATCctttcagtgtgtgtttgtacaggGAAGAAATGTGAAGGAGCGGTTTGTCATTTGTACAGAAAACGCCTGTGAGCATGCTCAGACATGCTGTTCAAACAACGAGCATCCCTGCTGTCAAAATGTAAGCAGCATAGATAATAATACTGTCAGCATTTTTGCAATTCTCCTAAAGTGAGAATCTTTGtagtgcaataaaataaaattatacattttatgctataaatgtgaagaaattaaattttaaaaGCTGTTTGTCCTTAACTCAAGCACACATTAGGATATGTAACGCATCAGGACATTCGTTCTATAGTCAGCCTGAAGGATCAAACAGTGATTGCTGTTAAAGCTCCGTCTGAAACCAAACTGGAAGTTCCAGAGGCATCCGGGGTCAGTAGTAGTATTTTCATatattgaaaatgaataaaatcttccTAATTATcttgattaaaatgtatatttgtgatTTAACTTATAGCCATCTGCATTATTCTTTAAGATTTAAAAAGGCCTTGAATGTCATCTGTGAACCGAGGTTTCGTCCCTTTATGTCTTTGGTTTTAactttattgttaaaattattttgaattgttgAATTCAATAACataagatattttattaattttgatcATGCTTATACTTCCTAAATTATGAGTAATCGCTGTTTTTTTAGGAacttacaataattatttttcacCTAGTAAGTGTTCAAAATACAGTAACTCCTGCATGTTTCACTGGTCACTTTTCATCATCAGGGGTCACTGCAGATTTACTTGAAGAGCAAGAATGGTCCAGTTGAGGTGTTCTTGTGTCCTGAAGAATGTTTGGAGGATGTTAGTCCTGTCAAGAATGCCACACCCAGAAAAGATTACCCACAAACCCCAAGTGCCACCACACCCTCTCTCTTCCCACCTGCAAAACCCCAGCAAGCAGAGGGTGAGACAACTGCCCTGAGcttacctttttcttttttttctttttaagataaaaaaaagaaaaaagtgttaAAATGGTCCTGCAAAACAACAACGCAAGTAAACTTTTAAACGATGCAAAACTGGGTcttttattccattttattttcagtAAGTGCTAATTCTATTAAGTGCTAAGTGCTATTcagggcgattattgcaacgattaatcattagctcttaaccgagaGTTCAGCTTGTGTCTCGAGTTAAGAGGTTATATAAAATTTgtgcttactaaaaataaaaaagtcaacaaaagtatattttaaaaatacctcttaaTGGCTTTCACTGAATTTCAGGAAAAAATACTTAAGGATTTTTATTCAcgaagaaattcactgcaaaaaaaatcctgttgttaccgggtgttttagttttgttttccatttaaaaatatcttaaaatccttaaaacaagatatatttacgtTACcagagaagcaacatataagatatttagacttgctttcagacaATATAGCTTGAATATTTTGTATAGGCTTGGGATCAGTGCCTTTTTCACACATCGATAATCGAAAAGTTTTCccgatgattatcgatatatcTCGGGTAATTAAAATTCTTCcgttctaaaattagaaacaattattCATTTTCTACAAGGGTACGCACAAACCACCAACGCTCAGAGTCAACATTCTTAAGTGTCTCGAGTGCAACTCACATAGTTTTCCATTCAATtggacccaaatcattatcaaattacaaaaaaattatatactgaTCTGATATATTGATCACTGGAAGATCAATTGTGatcctacacaatgtattttcagttacaagtatattgttttgtggtttgactgCTTGAATGAACGACATATTCcatgctacatacagagaaattgcataataaacgtcgCCATTTCTAAacattcagttacaccagtttcactaACCTGCCAACTCATCAATGTCACATTGTTCATTATTGAAGacgtacaaaaacctttgtaactttggaTTGCATTCTCCTGCGCTGCTTCAGCTcgacctgtgtttgtgtgtgtgtgagtgagatacATGTTATATTGCCCTCTTGTtgtctcccaacgctattacaccagactgttaaacagaggccaactgatcgaattggaaagcatgcgaattgggcttctaatttaaatattgGCTAATTTTAAAATAACGATGCTTCAAAAATATATCGATAAAATAGtgtgccgatcaataatcgatatatcagtattttatgacatccctaaatTTGTATAAAGTGTAGTTTTCTGTCAATGCATTAAAGgtattttttctcattaaaaaagtttaacacctatagatattaattgtatttttgcaatatatgtaggaattCATGACCATTCACATTCAAATGAAAactccagttatatcagtaaccttataaaagatgttttattctacatggagaggttccgcacatgggggctgccatgataGGATCActtgaccagccgaatactacttgcataatctcagtaaccgtcctgttatttgacactttcactcattgattaaagtaatcatggctgactgtgaatactacatttctacaatggcatctgaaactgaaaactattgattttaaatgatgctgatTCCAagtcactaggtgtcagtgtaagtccaaaatgacacaaagacaaaatttactgagtgcaactttaaagacaaaatacacatatattcaagattatattcaacattctttgaaagcaatttttaatattttcttcagtatagcctcaagtaaatgtgtcttgttttaaaggagttttagaaatTTATAGCcaaaaaaacgtattttgttgcagtgaatAATGGGCTAAGagaccctctctcacctttttgttcacttaagTCTCATAAAAACAGTTTTCACTTTCTTAATAGAGTTGCGTATCACCAATTTCTTTATTGTAAGATACATAACACATATATTATAATTCAATACGTTGGGGGTAGCGTCTCCGCAagagagtgtgcatcagccgggtgcagtttcaatctcttgcTGCGACTCATAGCAGCTGCtttgaccacacagagaaatgccaattCAGAGTTTGTGTGTATTTTCATGACCTACTTCAGTATtactttaactttaataaaggatgcagaTAAGATATAGTGCTTGGGTGTTTTTCTGACATGCAGTTTTGCTCCAGCAGATCGCTTTAACCCTAATGGTGACATTGTTTGCAAAAAGTTGTCCATAAAAAGGTGGTCATGTGCGTCATTGTTTTTTAGCACAGTCATTTGGGCCATTTAATACAGTCAGCCATTATAAAATGTCCTACAGTCAAATTTGTGGGGGAAAACATTTAGTAACGATGAAATCATTACACTTCTCATTGGTTGATGGCACCATAAGAACGCACACAGTCCTGAGCCCTTCATTTGACTAATACCCTGAGCAGTGAAAGGCAGAAAACTGGGAAGATCAATTTCATGCTATttaataacccccccccccccccacacacacacacacacacacacaaatgggcaCCAGTAAAACAGTATACTTtaatatatttgaatgttttccattttttaaGTCAAATTCAGCTAAACAAAccacattaaaaaacaaactgaTCAAAGACTCATTGATGATCTAGTCCTTCTTCACAGGTTTGCTACCAAAACCTCAGCCGTCGATGACATGCACCAACGGTAGCATCTCTCTGCTTGATGTAGAAGGGATTCTGGGTCTTCCTCCTAGCCTTCTACAGATCACAGAAGACCAGCTGCCTGGAATGCCCTTCACATCTGACCCCGCTGGCCCCTTTGTTAGTTTCTCTCCTCATCTCACTCACGATGACTACCTCTGGAGTCTGGATGATGGAGAAGGTGTATCTGACTTCTTTGACACATATGATCTGGGAGATCTGCTCAAAACATGAGGCATTAATGCCAGGGCTGACAAAACCCTAGTTGATAGTGTCATTTAGATCAATTCAGACCCTGATCCACATTACAACAGACACCTTCACATTATGAGATAGAATGAAGTTGTAGTATATAGTGCACATGCCATGATGCCATGAAGATGGCCGAACGTGGAATGGAGACTCTGCACAGTTTAATCACTTAAGTGATTAGGAGTCGAAAATACTTTATATAAAAAGTGATCAGGCGTCCTCTAGTGGATATCCATGTAATTCAGATACATAATGAAGCCATATTTTTTTCTGTCAGCCATACAATAGTAAGGTATTTTTTCTTTTGGATAGtttagttatatatatttttgacaaaaaacaagtatttgtcatgtgatttttaattattacaatttattttgtatttttgcccATTGGCAATGTTGTTGATCTTTGTGATTCTATTTAGTATTGACCATAATCCAAAACTGTGTAATTGCCTTGTGTGTTGGTATGAGCCAGAACATACTGTGTTATCAATTGTGAATAATTCTTAAATAGGATGTATGGAACTCAGgtcatttttaaagcttttttgagCTTTAGCAATGGTAGTACTGTCAATACATTGTCAGTAGAGGGCTGTGTGACCATTTCCTGCTGCCCTCAGGCAAAGGtgctaataaaaatgtgtttgttgaaGACATATGAACCATCATAAGGTTTATACCTTAGCATTATAACCAGACTCATTAAATCTAGACTCAAGTGAAGCAGAGATCTGAAAAGCTATGTTTATTAAAATGATTCAAATTTACTTGTCATCTGTTCAAACTGAAAGCAgtgcttttattttttgaaatagGTGCTTGTCTGTTCATTCTACCTCCATTTTTAGTGTATTAAGCCAAAGTGAGGTAGTAGCTTGATCTTGTAGCAGTGGCCTTCCCAGGTTTTGAATATGTAGAAACTATTTAATGCCTACAAGGTTTTAAACACTGACATGGATGTCTGTGTTGCAGAAACCCTAGGGGATGAGTTGGCAGCAAAATTTGACATTTCCAAGTGTTTTATTCAAATGGATATATTTATACTTTTGTGGTCTGTTCAATTACTAGAATCAACTTTTCCTTGTGAAATTATGG belongs to Xyrauchen texanus isolate HMW12.3.18 chromosome 16, RBS_HiC_50CHRs, whole genome shotgun sequence and includes:
- the e2f2 gene encoding transcription factor E2F2 — protein: MKRIPRGISPASGRGAVAGLSCPHKTMFSGLRTDFFNTGLSSPPINSVPTGYFTQIGNTTAAEQRPNCLYATPHGPEAKPVRTSSGRLPAKRRLDLEEPLYLPEFCTPKGKGNSASARAPSPKTPKSPGERTRYDTSLGLLTKKFVGLLSESPDGVLDLNWATEVLEVQKRRIYDITNVLEGVQLIRKKSKNNIQWMVSGVFEGSASGAEMASTLRKELSELDRQEKALDNLILSSSSRLRELTENNDNQRLGYVTHQDIRSIVSLKDQTVIAVKAPSETKLEVPEASGGSLQIYLKSKNGPVEVFLCPEECLEDVSPVKNATPRKDYPQTPSATTPSLFPPAKPQQAEGLLPKPQPSMTCTNGSISLLDVEGILGLPPSLLQITEDQLPGMPFTSDPAGPFVSFSPHLTHDDYLWSLDDGEGVSDFFDTYDLGDLLKT